The DNA window CATTAATGGCATACTTCAACACTGTAAACATATTGTAAGactgaatgtctgtgtgtgtgtgtgtgtgtatgtgtgtgtgtgtctgtgtgtgtgtgtgtgtgtgtttgtgtgtgtgtggtctggaTCACTGTCAGGCTTCCACCGTTCATGGTTTCAATCcgatatatatttcatatttcatagcTGTATGGCTCTTTTTTGGCCGAACTGTGAGCTGAATTTACTCCCGGAATGAATACACTGTGCACTTTACAAGAGGACTTTGATTTTTGCACTCATGCATCCACATCTGTAAGCAAGCTGAAGGCAGCCCTTCAGCCGGTCTCGTGTTAATTCACtgaaaatatattgaaatacgTGGTGACTGAATGGCTTATGGAGAGCTGCTGTGACCTTAACGTCAGGAATTTGCATTGAAGGTACGCtatgttcccttttttttccccacaataACAAAACGGCACACATAAAACCTGACAATAGGCCAGAGAGGCAGGTCAAACTTTCAAGTGAGGATGATTTTGATGACTGAGAGTTGCAGTGGTAAGATGAATGATGTCGTCTCGCTCTCCTTTCATGTGGCTTTcgctgtctccctccctctcacgcTCACTCTGTCTCTACGCTGATGGGCCGTTATAAGATGTGGCCACTAGATGTGcgtttggaaaaagaaaaaaagaaatagaacaACACACTTTTCATGTGCTTTCAATTTCATTTGCATGACTCTTATTCTCCCTGGTCAAggccttgctctctctctctctccctccatgtcTTCCTCACACTTCCTCATTTCTCAGTTCCAATCTTACATTTTTTAGCAGAAGAATACGTCGCACCGGCCACCCCCCAGAGCAGCTGTGCTTAAAATTATCATAACTCATATatatccaatttttttttttttttttttgattcatttcaGAGTGAAtgatgcagaaaataaaaactgtaatcCCCCCAAAAGTCACGAACACGCACACTGTCTCAAAATCTGTTACTGGGAGTTAAACCCGTATCACTTTGTGAGGCGAATGAACcggcttccttttttttttttttcaaagccgCTCTAATGCATGAATCTGAGCTAGTGAACTGTGAAAAGACGCCGTCGGAGAGCGGCTTAGAGCACGCCGCCAAGAGAGGAACACACACGCTAACACGTATTGATATGAATTTCATTTGAAACCATTTTGTGCGTCCTAAGGGGACAGGGGCAAGTCGGACTgggtcagagggagagagagggagaaagagagagagagagaaagatggcaGATTCAGAAAGTGTTACAATTGTTGAAGTAGCTTTCGGTTAACAAACCGCCTTTGAGTAAGCACAcgtacggggggggggggagtgggggaggTAATCGAGTGGGTCTGATAAAGCAATAATGTATGGTAGTTACACTTATAGCATATACTGTGGATGATGCAAGCAGCTGGTCTTCTGATTGTTTAATTTTAGGCCGTGTTTCACGTAAAGTCAGGGCCActttaacatatatatataaaaaaaagaatatatttaCAAACCATAAACAGGACTTTTCTCCTTCTCACATTAATCACAAGTAGTCTCAACATATTAAATATGTTGGTTTAATCCTACATTGGGAATGTTCTGAGCATCAGTTAAGGGTACCTCAATTAAGTGCAACCTTTATTTATGTCCTGACGGAAGCGAGGACAGCAGTAAAGTAACtacatttttgaaataattcACATGccagtatttttatttatttcaaaaaaggACAAATTCCCTGAATAAATCAAAAGCAACTCATCAGATCTATAAGACGATGTTGGATTTTTAAAATCCAACACGATGTTTTATTGACAGGCTGACATTCAGTGCTTTATGCCTGTATGAGGGAATGGATTGTAGTCCGCTGCTGAAGTTTCTATAGAAAACAattctttttacttttaaaagcTAACAGCTTCGTACAACTTTGCTCTCACGTGATAATAAGCTTccttgaaggaaaaaaaacgatattttgTATTAAGGGTGACTTTTTTTCCTGTAATcgcattttagaaaaaaaaggttcttttttattttttttttagcacaTTTCAAAACTAACTCCATATGAAATCCCACAAAGATGTACCTGCACATGCCAAATATCATTACAAAAATccaataaatacagaaattattGCACAGTAGAAAGGCTCCGTGGATTCCTAACTGATAAAATCCTCAGACAGTTTGCCAGGAAACACCAAGTTGGGCTTTCCGGACAAGTTCTCATTAAAGTTTCCCTTTGTTTATATTCTCAGGTGGCAGTTTCTGtgacaagaaaaaaagatgaacatCAATCAGTCtcaatttttttaaaagagagatAATCCAGCCAAGCCCCATAGCTGAAGAAGTGGTTATAAGGATTtcatttgtgtgtctctgtctgtgtatgtttgtgtgtgtgtgtgtgtgtgtatgtgtgtgtgtgtacaagtgtttgtgtgtgtgtgtgtgttctcttgtgTACACTGAAGACTGTATAACTAATGGTCGCTGGCTATACCTCTGTCCGCCTGCTCCAGTTTGACCTCACTGGCCATCAAATGTTCGCCATGCCACTTCTTCATGTGTTTCTCCAGTGTGCTGTACACACTGAAGGGCATGTGGCAGATGTCGCAGCGGTACACCTCCTTTCCAAACTGCCCATGGGTCTTCATGTGGCGCGTCAGCTTGGAGCTCTGGGCGCAGGCGTAGCTGCACAGGTCACACTTGTAGGGCCGCTCGCCCGTGTGGCTGCGTCGGTGCACCGTCAGGTTGCTGCAGTTCTTGAACACCTTGCCGCAGTACTCGCACGTGTCATTCCTCCTGTCCTTGGAGCTCGGGGGCCTCCCCGGTCCCGGACCCCGCAGGAGGTGAGGagtgctgctgccgctgcgGCCCGAGGCGCTCCCTCCTTCCATCAGCTCACCGGGCGGGGTGGAGTAGCGCAGGCTTCCTGTCTCCGAAGAGGAGTGCTCGGAGGAGGTGGCGAACGGTGACTGACGGGAATCAGTGAACCCCAAGAAGGGTTCTCTGATGAAGTGGCGTGAAGCTGCGTAACCAGCCAGGAGCTGAGAGTAGACATTCTCAGGGGAGATAAGCGGTATGGTTGGGGGAAGCTCCAGCTGTTCCTTCTCAATCTTGATCCTCTTGTTGTTGGAGGGGTTCGGGCTGGTGATGGGGGTGGGCCGACGCTGAAACAGCCCAGGGAAGGAATCTATTTCAGAGACACTAATTCTGCCGTTCATCACAGGCCTCTGGTCCTCCTGCtcatctcgctctctctcctgctccctctggttctctctttctctcactacTTCACCCCGGTCTCCACCATTTCCATTAGGTTGTCTCTCCAGGCTTCTCTTATTAGGGTTAAGTCTGAGGTGATTGTCCAGATGGTTGTACGGGTGCATGATGCCCACACCGCCACTGTCGCATACTCTGTCCCTGCTCATGGTCTTCTCCTCAGGAGACTGTCTTGGACCATTGTCCGATTTCGGGCGGAACTCCTGCGAGTCCTCACTTAAGTTGGAATCTGGCCGACTTCCATTCcttatctcctcctcttcttcctcttcttcctcttcctcctcttcctcttcctcctcctcctcctcctcattgtcCATTCCCATCACACTTGAATCTCCCTCCCGACCcttctcctcaccctctcctccctctcctctatTTCCCTGTTCTGGGGAGCCACTCATGGACCCAGActtgttgtgcatgtgtgtcttcatgtgccTTTTAAGCTTGCTTGCCTGGGAACATGCGTGGTCACATAGATGACACTTGTACGGCCTCTCTCCGGTGTGACTGCGCCTGTGGACGATCAGGTTGCTCTGGAACTTGAAAATCTTGCCACAGAACTCGCAGGATTTGGATTTTCCCGGGACTTGGATTTGACCCTGGATGTCAGGAGGGCTGGTGGAGCCATTTGCCCCCTGGGGAGTGGGCGGCTGCGGAGG is part of the Limanda limanda chromosome 18, fLimLim1.1, whole genome shotgun sequence genome and encodes:
- the bcl11bb gene encoding B-cell lymphoma/leukemia 11B, giving the protein MSRRKQVNPQHLSLTHRETVQADANHDSGAGSPSPEPSTPSPRRLGPGEHDLLTCGQCQTNFPLGDILVFIEHKRRLCRGPRSGPGSFSKPGESGGVTGITISPRARSLELCRGSIPVEVGIQVGPSGEVDVDRRLTPAKGLCPKQERGGKDEPSSYICTTCKRTFTSAWFLLQHAQHTHGIRIYLDHHPVNCSLTPRMALPPPPGLEVLPRSPLPSFLGDTNNPFHLLRMAAPLLREHLPPPGYMETRLPATPPFISPPPPPRLPLERLGPEEMGLLSQHPSAFERVMRMTPMEPPSMDFSRRLRELAGNTTNNGGPTPPLSPNRVPHMHRLLSPTLFQPGSKPPAFLTYPPQPPTPQGANGSTSPPDIQGQIQVPGKSKSCEFCGKIFKFQSNLIVHRRSHTGERPYKCHLCDHACSQASKLKRHMKTHMHNKSGSMSGSPEQGNRGEGGEGEEKGREGDSSVMGMDNEEEEEEEEEEEEEEEEEEEEEIRNGSRPDSNLSEDSQEFRPKSDNGPRQSPEEKTMSRDRVCDSGGVGIMHPYNHLDNHLRLNPNKRSLERQPNGNGGDRGEVVRERENQREQERERDEQEDQRPVMNGRISVSEIDSFPGLFQRRPTPITSPNPSNNKRIKIEKEQLELPPTIPLISPENVYSQLLAGYAASRHFIREPFLGFTDSRQSPFATSSEHSSSETGSLRYSTPPGELMEGGSASGRSGSSTPHLLRGPGPGRPPSSKDRRNDTCEYCGKVFKNCSNLTVHRRSHTGERPYKCDLCSYACAQSSKLTRHMKTHGQFGKEVYRCDICHMPFSVYSTLEKHMKKWHGEHLMASEVKLEQADRGIASDH